A window of the Enoplosus armatus isolate fEnoArm2 chromosome 5, fEnoArm2.hap1, whole genome shotgun sequence genome harbors these coding sequences:
- the polr2i gene encoding DNA-directed RNA polymerase II subunit RPB9 — protein MDLDTGTYEPGFVGIRFCQECNNMLYPKEDKENRILLYACRNCDYQQEADNSCIYVNKITHEVDELTQIIADVSQDPTLPRTEDHPCPKCGHKEAVFFQSHSMKAEDAMRLYYVCTAPHCGHRWTE, from the exons ATGGATTTAGACACTGGAACATACGAGCCAGGATTTGTTGGGATACGGTTTTGTCAAGAATG TAACAACATGTTATACCCTAAAGAAGACAAGGAGAACCGTATCCTGCTTTATGCG TGCAGGAACTGTGACTACCAACAAGAGGCAGACAACAGCTGCATCTATGTCAACAAGATCACCCACGAGGTTGA TGAGTTGACACAAATCATCGCTGATGTATCTCAAGATCCAACATTACCAAGGACAGAGGACCACCCCTGTCCCAA ATGTGGTCACAAGGAGGCAGTGTTCTTCCAGTCTCACAGTATGAAGGCTGAG GATGCCATGAGACTGTACTACGTCTGCACAGCCCCTCACTGTGGACACAGATGGACAGAGTAA
- the pglyrp5 gene encoding peptidoglycan recognition protein 5, whose amino-acid sequence MDQKVNIVSRLQWGAATPRQKETLKGPAQRVVIHHTALPSCKGPKECTESLISIQRVHMTERRFDDIGYNFLIGGDGTVYEGRGWGVIGAHAKGNNDDSLGIAFMGNFNYDTPSTGAISSVRQLLCSGVSQGFLQPEFVLFGHRDLGSTECPGGKLYAALPQLRGT is encoded by the exons ATGGATCAAAAAG TGAACATTGTTTCAAGGTTGCAGTGGGGAGCAGCCACCCCTCGACAAAAGGAGACTTTGAAAGGCCCTGCCCAGAGAGTCGTCATACACCACACTGCCCTCCCAAGCTGCAAAGGCCCGAAAGAGTGCACAGAAAGCCTTATCAGCATTCAGAGAGTGCATATGACAGAAAGACGCTTCGATGACATTGGCTATAA ttttctCATCGGAGGAGATGGTACAGTGTATGAGGGCCGTGGCTGGGGTGTGATCGGAGCACATGCCAAAGGCAACAATGATGACTCACTAGGGATTGCCTTCATGGGCAATTTCAATT ATGACACACCAAGCACAGGGGCAATATCCTCAGTCAGACAGCTGCTGTGCTCTGGAGTTTCTCAGGGCTTTTTACAGCCAGAGTTTGTCCTGTTTGGGCACAGAGATCTGGGAAGCACAGAGTGTCCAGGAGGAAAACTTTATGCTGCACTGCCACAGCTGAGGGGCACATGA
- the LOC139285795 gene encoding complement C1q and tumor necrosis factor-related protein 9A-like: MDYVPGRGDSVPPSGTVAFTAKLNIEDSYPCHSGVLKFATVLVNEGEGYSPDAGVFTCPMDGFYHFTVHASVYGRGQCAIFKNGEKVVSLYHTSLPDKCSQVASISSVIKLSKKDNVWVNTWGPGRNDIFATEDNDTVFAGFRLG; encoded by the exons ATGGATTATGTCCCAGGCCGCGGAGATAGCGTTCCTCCATCcg GTACTGTAGCCTTCACAGCCAAGCTGAATATAGAAGACAGCTACCCCTGTCACTCTGGAGTCCTGAAGTTTGCCACCGTGCTGGTGAATGAGGGAGAAGGCTACAGTCCTGACGCAGGCGTCTTCACCTGCCCCATGGATGGCTTCTATCACTTCACTGTGCATGCGTCTGTGTATGGGCGTGGACAGTGTGCTATATtcaaaaatggagagaaagtaGTGTCTCTGTATCACACCTCTCTGCCTGATAAATGCAGCCAGGTGGCCAGCATCAGCAGTGTGATCAAGCTGTCTAAAAAAGACAATGTCTGGGTGAATACCTGGGGGCCTGGCAGAAACGACATATTTGCAACTGAAGATAATGACACTGTCTTTGCTGGGTTTCGTTTGGGTTAA
- the foxg1c gene encoding forkhead box protein G1c yields the protein MEDLKTSDRFLHKSSFSISSLLWRREGVMGDQESPSPSQKLRSAHPEKSKQEGNFDNEMNSETPKQCSRVETKPVTANGKREGNKGESKKSLGAEESVKPEKPPFSYNALIMMAIRQSPERRLTLNGIYEFIMNNFPYYRQNRQGWQNSIRHNLSLNKCFVKVPRHYDDPGKGNYWMLDPCSEDVFIGGTSGKLRRRAAAGSRTKLALKRGGGRLMSSSTATSVTLAAAGPFYWPVPPFLPLQTPVRTHLGAGTYLSAHPRFSNHATSLVSQRSRLSATSPADADRFVQTHQEMSYIGVSCAQSRRHQIGTACTAFSTSIPACTLPLSDPCSFNMISGQASYFYSHQIPCAATFGPCQEECATSKTSPGHFLSKNGHSDLGGCCNDFPNYCPQVSSSPPSSWNIEK from the coding sequence ATGGAGGATTTGAAAACTTCGGACCGATTTCTCCACAAGTCGTCATTCAGCATCAGCAGCCTGCTGTGGAGGCGAGAGGGAGTGATGGGGGACCAGGAGTCTCCCTCTCCGTCCCAGAAGCTGCGCTCCGCACATCCAGAGAAATCCAAACAAGAGGGAAACTTTGACAATGAAATGAACTCCGAAACCCCCAAACAGTGCTCTAGAGTAGAAACCAAACCGGTGACTGCAAATGGAAAACGAGAAGGAAACAAGGGGGAATCGAAGAAAAGCTTGGGAGCAGAAGAAAGCGTTAAACCTGAGAAACCTCCTTTCAGTTATAACGCGCTCATCATGATGGCGATCCGCCAGAGCCCGGAACGACGGCTCACACTCAACGGCATCTATGAGTTTATCATGAACAACTTCCCGTACTACCGACAGAACAGACAAGGATGGCAAAATTCAATCAGGCACAACTTGAGCTTGAATAAGTGTTTCGTTAAAGTGCCGCGCCACTATGATGACCCGGGTAAAGGCAACTACTGGATGCTGGACCCCTGCAGTGAGGACGTGTTCATAGGTGGAACATCAGGGAAACTCCGGCGCAGGGCCGCAGCCGGCTCCAGGACCAAGCTTGCActaaaaagaggaggaggtcgtCTGATGTCCTCCAGCACCGCAACCAGTGTAACCTTGGCCGCAGCGGGTCCATTTTACTGGCCGGTGCCGCCGTTTCTGCCTCTCCAAACGCCAGTGCGCACCCACCTTGGTGCAGGAACTTATCTGAGTGCTCACCCCCGCTTCTCCAACCACGCAACGTCGCTTGTTTCGCAGCGGTCCCGACTGAGTGCAACAAGTCCTGCAGACGCCGATCGGTTCGTGCAGACGCATCAGGAGATGTCTTACATTGGAGTCAGTTGCGCGCAATCCCGTCGCCACCAGATTGGCACCGCCTGCACCGCTTTCTCCACATCCATCCCTGCATGCACCCTGCCGCTGTCGGATCCGTGCTCTTTTAACATGATCTCCGGACAAGCCAGCTACTTTTACTCTCACCAAATACCATGTGCCGCAACGTTTGGTCCGTGCCAAGAGGAGTGCGCCACGTCCAAGACGTCTCCGGGACATTTTTTATCCAAGAACGGCCACTCAGACCTCGGGGGATGCTGCAATGACTTTCCAAATTACTGCCCTCAAGTCAGTTCAAGCCCTCCTTCGTCTTGGAATATAGAAAAATAG